A genome region from Festucalex cinctus isolate MCC-2025b chromosome 17, RoL_Fcin_1.0, whole genome shotgun sequence includes the following:
- the cep131 gene encoding centrosomal protein of 131 kDa isoform X4, whose product MHATRSPSSISAIPPGDALDLSLSGSRLAFSKRPSAGVLPGGKFLARSVSVSAPCETRGKRNTLGDGIGSPRSVKNLRRSNSTTHVNQQAHFALSPDHQSGDYLTVLDSGADGRKKPDGTTWNILDEQPRTPVPLPGARSSSTSADPPTGMKRRDPAASFTANNRSNKGAVGNAVTTILHNNHGEKPLTPKSSNQRPPFNNLLKATANDDIPQESGSLTKSQKNFSSAASNNKSPRAGRGSPPPQRRNQVSEEEAERFIQQVNQAAVTIQRWYRRHARWRCANREALRRMLDSKRKEWQERAEADGHLESRRDDRKLIREEKARQARLAAIQELQQKRAQHHHHHQGAEEDAEPRRPSGATPGKKPARIFPSGASPANTINMSPTHAKTNNTDFHGNVAADSSELSFRAVSPALSNHRASPCAQERVAVAEEVDGGDDRKSIRQARPRLSRLTIPEPNACDDLQLSGQAEPETVRPSASGKLPVCARSPPSPRNISPVLAAADVKAKNVQSGRNLPADFAELFCFRAVSPSLSSRGGSRCSQEYPRRCLSVEERSCVSKSKSTLNDLMDTLKLLEEEPERLSESKSYNKDKYAWLDQEDNADSLTADNLELHVQLSLPPPAADGAALLSEAKLQSIMNFLDEMEKSEQERPRSTTSHREAAFLEEEAPGALDQASATAAQVSGSIMRIKMELEEKKRVVEMLQNALAQQRELTVQHVKETEKELSRNLQLQRDQYEATVQRHLTFIDQLIGDKKALSERCEGVIAELKLVDHKYTKKISQMQEQHEMVWQILGPLCEEIKKLKELMSVTEKIRREKWIDEKTKKIKEITVKGLEPEIQKLISKHKQELKKLRTLHEAELLHAEEQGAERCVRQCEELRQQLESEKEEQCRQERDSARRRFEKQLQEEELSLQQHKKRIQKEVAEEKERLAQLAARQRSEMEELRQRMEENSSVAGRVFREELDKSREEQERRHQAEVKKLQERFDLEKMSWEEEYRKKQEAGLLRHERQLREELRQERDKEIQLAIWTLEEETNKDKEECERAAQNRVNRVRESYEAELKELDRSLKEALDKQQELRKQHVDALQQIDALKDTLGHKEHDLQIVTQNRDQLLDERHELALVIRQEFSARLLLAEEEAQRARAEAEEVRVALQAEADRITKEKEAELQEVHQRVKSAILKKDEAVSALRRQHEAALKRAEHLEALWEEQRRQLMEK is encoded by the exons TCCAGACCACCAGAGCGGCGACTACCTGACCGTGTTGGACAGCGGCGCCGATGGCCGAAAGAAACCTGACGGAACCACCTGGAACATCTTG GACGAGCAGCCCCGGACGCCTGTGCCGCTTCCCGGCGCCCGCAGCAGCAGCACCAGCGCAGACCCGCCCACTGGCATGAAGAGACGAGACCCCGCCGCATCATTCACTGCCAACAACAG GAGCAACAAGGGCGCCGTGGGGAACGCCGTCACCACCATTTTGCACAACAACCACGGCGAGAAGCCGCTGACACCCAAAAGCTCCAACCAGAGGCCGCCCTTCAA CAACCTCCTGAAGGCCACGGCCAACGACGACATCCCTCAGGAAAGCGGCTCCCTCACCAAGTCACAGAAGAACTTCTCGTCCGCGGCGTCCAACAACAAAAGTCCGCGGGCCGGGCGAGGCAGCCCGCCACCGCAGCGACGCAACCAAGTCTCCGAGGAGGAGGCGGAAAG GTTTATCCAGCAGGTCAACCAGGCGGCCGTCACCATCCAGCGTTGGTACAGACGCCACGCCAGGTGGCGCTGCGCCAACCGGGAGGCACTGCGACGCATGCTGGACAGCAAACGAAAG GAGTGGCAGGAGCGAGCGGAGGCCGACGGTCACCTGGAGAGCCGTCGAGACGACAGGAAGCTGATTCGCGAAGAAAAAGCCCGCCAGGCGCGACTCGCTGCTATCCAG GAGCTGCAGCAGAAAAGAGcccagcatcatcatcatcatcagggcGCAGAGGAGGACGCGGAGCCCCGCAGGCCGAGCGGCGCCACGCCAGGCAAGAAGCCGGCCAGGATTTTCCCAAGCGGCGCATCGCCAGCCAACACCATCAACATGTCGCCGACGCACGCCAAAACCAACAACACGG ACTTCCATGGCAACGTCGCAGCCGACTCGAGCGAATTGAGCTTCAGGGCAGTTTCTCCGGCGTTGTCCAATCACAGAGCTTCGCCGTGTGCGCAG GAGCGCGTTGCCGTCGCCGAGGAAGTAGATGGCGGCGATGACAGGAAGTCCATACGTCAGGCGAGACCTCGTTTGTCTCGCCTGACGATCCCCGAACCCAACGCTTGTGAT gaCCTGCAGCTGTCTGGCCAGGCTGAGCCCGAAACTGTCAGGCCAAGCGCGAGCGGCAAACTTCCCGTGTGCGCCAGAAGCCCTCCTTCGCCCAGGAACATCAGCCCCGTGTTGGCGGCGGCTGACGTCAAGGCCAAAAACGTGCAATCCGGGCGCAACCTTCCGGCTGACTTTGCTGAGCTGTTCTGTTTCCGGGCCGTTTCACCCTCCTTGTCCAGTCGCGGAGGTTCTCGGTGCTCTCAG GAGTATCCTCGCAGGTGTTTGAGCGTCGAGGAACGATCCTGCGTGTCCAAGTCCAAGTCCACCCTCAACGACCTGATGGACACGCTCAAGCTGCTGGAGGAGGAACCCGAGCGTCTTTCTGAGTCTAAAAGTTACAACAAAGACAAATACGCTTGGCTCGACCAG GAAGACAATGCGGACTCACTGACGGCAGACAACCTGGAGCTTCACGTCCAGCTCAGCCTGCCGCCGCCGGCCGCGGACGGGGCGGCGCTGCTGTCGGAGGCCAAACTGCAGAGCATCATGAACTTCCTGGACGAGATGGAGAAGTCGGAGCAGGAGCGGCCGCGTTCCACCACCTCGCACAGGGAG GCGGCGTTTTTAGAGGAGGAGGCGCCCGGCGCGTTGGACCAAGCCTCGGCCACCGCCGCCCAAGTGTCGGGATCCATCATGAGGATCAAGATGGAGCTGGAGGAGAAGAAGCGCGTGGTGGAAATGCTGCAGAACGCTCTG GCCCAGCAGAGGGAGCTGACTGTGCAGCACGTGAAGGAGACGGAGAAGGAGCTGAGTCGAAATCTTCAGCTGCAGAGGGACCAGTACGAAGCCACCGTGCAGAGGCACCTAACCTTCATAGACCAG CTGATCGGCGACAAAAAGGCTCTGAGCGAGCGCTGCGAGGGCGTCATCGCCGAACTCAAGCTGGTGGACCACAAGTACACCAAGAAGATCTCACAGATGCAGGAGCAGCACGAAATG GTTTGGCAAATTTTGGGCCCGCTGTGCGAG GAGATTAAGAAGCTGAAGGAGCTGATGAGCGTCACGGAGAAGATCCGGCGGGAGAAATGGATTGATGAGAAAACCAAGAAGATCAAAGAGATCACCgttaaag GTTTGGAGCCCGAGATCCAGAAGCTTATCTCCAAGCACAAGCAGGAGCTGAAGAAGCTGCGCACGCTCCACGAGGCCGAGCTGCTGCACGCAGAGGAGCAGGGGGCGGAACGCTGCGTCCGGCAGTGCGAGGAGCTGCGCCAGCAGCTAGAGAGCGAGAAGGAGGAGCAGTGCCGCCAGGAGCGAGACTCGGCCCGCCGCAGGTTTGAGAAGCAGCTCCAGGAGGAGGAGCTCTCGCTGCAGCAGCACAAGAAACGCATCCAGAAGGAAGTGGCCGAGGAGAAGGAGCGGCTGGCGCAGCTGGCGGCCAG GCAGCGCTCGGAGATGGAGGAGCTGCGTCAGCGCATGGAGGAGAACTCCAGCGTGGCCGGACGCGTTTTCAGGGAGGAGCTGGACAAAAGCCGGGAGGAGCAGGAGAGGAGACACCAG GCGGAGGTGAAGAAGCTGCAGGAGCGTTTCGACCTGGAGAAGATGAGCTGGGAGGAGGAGTACAGGAAGAAACAG GAGGCGGGGCTCCTGAGGCACGAGCGCCAGCTGCGGGAGGAGCTCCGGCAGGAGCGCGACAAAGAGATCCAGCTCGCCATCTGGACGCTGGAGGAGGAGACCAACAAGGACAAGGAGGAGTGCGAGAGGGCCGCGCAAAACAG GGTGAATCGCGTGCGGGAGTCGTACGAGGCGGAGCTGAAGGAGCTGGATCGTTCTTTGAAGGAGGCGCTGGACAAGCAGCAGGAGCTGCGGAAGCAGCACGTGGACGCGCTCCAACAAATCGACGCGCTCAAGGACACGCTGGGCCACAAGGAGCACGACCTGCAGATTGTCACGCAA aACCGGGACCAGCTACTGGACGAGCGCCACGAGCTGGCCCTGGTGATCCGGCAGGAGTTCAGCGCGCGCTTGCTGCTGGCCGAGGAGGAGGCGCAGAGGGCCAgggcggaggcggaggaggTGCGCGTGGCGCTGCAGGCTGAGGCGGACAGGATCACCAAGGAGAAGGAAGCCGAGCTGCAGGAAGTGCACCAGCG AGTCAAGTCGGCCATCTTGAAGAAAGACGAGGCGGTCAGCGCTCTGCGGAGGCAGCACGAG GCTGCCCTGAAGAGGGCGGAGCACCTGGAGGCCTTGTGGGAGGAGCAAAGGAGGCAGCTAATGGAGAAATGA
- the cep131 gene encoding centrosomal protein of 131 kDa isoform X2, translating to MHATRSPSSISAIPPGDALDLSLSGSRLAFSKRPSAGVLPGGKFLARSVSVSAPCETRGKRNTLGDGIGSPRSVKNLRRSNSTTHVNQQAHFALSPDHQSGDYLTVLDSGADGRKKPDGTTWNILDEQPRTPVPLPGARSSSTSADPPTGMKRRDPAASFTANNRSNKGAVGNAVTTILHNNHGEKPLTPKSSNQRPPFNNLLKATANDDIPQESGSLTKSQKNFSSAASNNKSPRAGRGSPPPQRRNQVSEEEAERFIQQVNQAAVTIQRWYRRHARWRCANREALRRMLDSKRKEWQERAEADGHLESRRDDRKLIREEKARQARLAAIQELQQKRAQHHHHHQGAEEDAEPRRPSGATPGKKPARIFPSGASPANTINMSPTHAKTNNTDFHGNVAADSSELSFRAVSPALSNHRASPCAQERVAVAEEVDGGDDRKSIRQARPRLSRLTIPEPNACDDLQLSGQAEPETVRPSASGKLPVCARSPPSPRNISPVLAAADVKAKNVQSGRNLPADFAELFCFRAVSPSLSSRGGSRCSQEYPRRCLSVEERSCVSKSKSTLNDLMDTLKLLEEEPERLSESKSYNKDKYAWLDQEDNADSLTADNLELHVQLSLPPPAADGAALLSEAKLQSIMNFLDEMEKSEQERPRSTTSHREAAFLEEEAPGALDQASATAAQVSGSIMRIKMELEEKKRVVEMLQNALAQQRELTVQHVKETEKELSRNLQLQRDQYEATVQRHLTFIDQLIGDKKALSERCEGVIAELKLVDHKYTKKISQMQEQHEMAASPFPPRQVWQILGPLCEEIKKLKELMSVTEKIRREKWIDEKTKKIKEITVKGLEPEIQKLISKHKQELKKLRTLHEAELLHAEEQGAERCVRQCEELRQQLESEKEEQCRQERDSARRRFEKQLQEEELSLQQHKKRIQKEVAEEKERLAQLAARQRSEMEELRQRMEENSSVAGRVFREELDKSREEQERRHQAEVKKLQERFDLEKMSWEEEYRKKQEAGLLRHERQLREELRQERDKEIQLAIWTLEEETNKDKEECERAAQNRVNRVRESYEAELKELDRSLKEALDKQQELRKQHVDALQQIDALKDTLGHKEHDLQIVTQNRDQLLDERHELALVIRQEFSARLLLAEEEAQRARAEAEEVRVALQAEADRITKEKEAELQEVHQRVKSAILKKDEAVSALRRQHEAALKRAEHLEALWEEQRRQLMEK from the exons TCCAGACCACCAGAGCGGCGACTACCTGACCGTGTTGGACAGCGGCGCCGATGGCCGAAAGAAACCTGACGGAACCACCTGGAACATCTTG GACGAGCAGCCCCGGACGCCTGTGCCGCTTCCCGGCGCCCGCAGCAGCAGCACCAGCGCAGACCCGCCCACTGGCATGAAGAGACGAGACCCCGCCGCATCATTCACTGCCAACAACAG GAGCAACAAGGGCGCCGTGGGGAACGCCGTCACCACCATTTTGCACAACAACCACGGCGAGAAGCCGCTGACACCCAAAAGCTCCAACCAGAGGCCGCCCTTCAA CAACCTCCTGAAGGCCACGGCCAACGACGACATCCCTCAGGAAAGCGGCTCCCTCACCAAGTCACAGAAGAACTTCTCGTCCGCGGCGTCCAACAACAAAAGTCCGCGGGCCGGGCGAGGCAGCCCGCCACCGCAGCGACGCAACCAAGTCTCCGAGGAGGAGGCGGAAAG GTTTATCCAGCAGGTCAACCAGGCGGCCGTCACCATCCAGCGTTGGTACAGACGCCACGCCAGGTGGCGCTGCGCCAACCGGGAGGCACTGCGACGCATGCTGGACAGCAAACGAAAG GAGTGGCAGGAGCGAGCGGAGGCCGACGGTCACCTGGAGAGCCGTCGAGACGACAGGAAGCTGATTCGCGAAGAAAAAGCCCGCCAGGCGCGACTCGCTGCTATCCAG GAGCTGCAGCAGAAAAGAGcccagcatcatcatcatcatcagggcGCAGAGGAGGACGCGGAGCCCCGCAGGCCGAGCGGCGCCACGCCAGGCAAGAAGCCGGCCAGGATTTTCCCAAGCGGCGCATCGCCAGCCAACACCATCAACATGTCGCCGACGCACGCCAAAACCAACAACACGG ACTTCCATGGCAACGTCGCAGCCGACTCGAGCGAATTGAGCTTCAGGGCAGTTTCTCCGGCGTTGTCCAATCACAGAGCTTCGCCGTGTGCGCAG GAGCGCGTTGCCGTCGCCGAGGAAGTAGATGGCGGCGATGACAGGAAGTCCATACGTCAGGCGAGACCTCGTTTGTCTCGCCTGACGATCCCCGAACCCAACGCTTGTGAT gaCCTGCAGCTGTCTGGCCAGGCTGAGCCCGAAACTGTCAGGCCAAGCGCGAGCGGCAAACTTCCCGTGTGCGCCAGAAGCCCTCCTTCGCCCAGGAACATCAGCCCCGTGTTGGCGGCGGCTGACGTCAAGGCCAAAAACGTGCAATCCGGGCGCAACCTTCCGGCTGACTTTGCTGAGCTGTTCTGTTTCCGGGCCGTTTCACCCTCCTTGTCCAGTCGCGGAGGTTCTCGGTGCTCTCAG GAGTATCCTCGCAGGTGTTTGAGCGTCGAGGAACGATCCTGCGTGTCCAAGTCCAAGTCCACCCTCAACGACCTGATGGACACGCTCAAGCTGCTGGAGGAGGAACCCGAGCGTCTTTCTGAGTCTAAAAGTTACAACAAAGACAAATACGCTTGGCTCGACCAG GAAGACAATGCGGACTCACTGACGGCAGACAACCTGGAGCTTCACGTCCAGCTCAGCCTGCCGCCGCCGGCCGCGGACGGGGCGGCGCTGCTGTCGGAGGCCAAACTGCAGAGCATCATGAACTTCCTGGACGAGATGGAGAAGTCGGAGCAGGAGCGGCCGCGTTCCACCACCTCGCACAGGGAG GCGGCGTTTTTAGAGGAGGAGGCGCCCGGCGCGTTGGACCAAGCCTCGGCCACCGCCGCCCAAGTGTCGGGATCCATCATGAGGATCAAGATGGAGCTGGAGGAGAAGAAGCGCGTGGTGGAAATGCTGCAGAACGCTCTG GCCCAGCAGAGGGAGCTGACTGTGCAGCACGTGAAGGAGACGGAGAAGGAGCTGAGTCGAAATCTTCAGCTGCAGAGGGACCAGTACGAAGCCACCGTGCAGAGGCACCTAACCTTCATAGACCAG CTGATCGGCGACAAAAAGGCTCTGAGCGAGCGCTGCGAGGGCGTCATCGCCGAACTCAAGCTGGTGGACCACAAGTACACCAAGAAGATCTCACAGATGCAGGAGCAGCACGAAATG GCCGCCTCTCCTTTCCCGCCGCGCCAGGTTTGGCAAATTTTGGGCCCGCTGTGCGAG GAGATTAAGAAGCTGAAGGAGCTGATGAGCGTCACGGAGAAGATCCGGCGGGAGAAATGGATTGATGAGAAAACCAAGAAGATCAAAGAGATCACCgttaaag GTTTGGAGCCCGAGATCCAGAAGCTTATCTCCAAGCACAAGCAGGAGCTGAAGAAGCTGCGCACGCTCCACGAGGCCGAGCTGCTGCACGCAGAGGAGCAGGGGGCGGAACGCTGCGTCCGGCAGTGCGAGGAGCTGCGCCAGCAGCTAGAGAGCGAGAAGGAGGAGCAGTGCCGCCAGGAGCGAGACTCGGCCCGCCGCAGGTTTGAGAAGCAGCTCCAGGAGGAGGAGCTCTCGCTGCAGCAGCACAAGAAACGCATCCAGAAGGAAGTGGCCGAGGAGAAGGAGCGGCTGGCGCAGCTGGCGGCCAG GCAGCGCTCGGAGATGGAGGAGCTGCGTCAGCGCATGGAGGAGAACTCCAGCGTGGCCGGACGCGTTTTCAGGGAGGAGCTGGACAAAAGCCGGGAGGAGCAGGAGAGGAGACACCAG GCGGAGGTGAAGAAGCTGCAGGAGCGTTTCGACCTGGAGAAGATGAGCTGGGAGGAGGAGTACAGGAAGAAACAG GAGGCGGGGCTCCTGAGGCACGAGCGCCAGCTGCGGGAGGAGCTCCGGCAGGAGCGCGACAAAGAGATCCAGCTCGCCATCTGGACGCTGGAGGAGGAGACCAACAAGGACAAGGAGGAGTGCGAGAGGGCCGCGCAAAACAG GGTGAATCGCGTGCGGGAGTCGTACGAGGCGGAGCTGAAGGAGCTGGATCGTTCTTTGAAGGAGGCGCTGGACAAGCAGCAGGAGCTGCGGAAGCAGCACGTGGACGCGCTCCAACAAATCGACGCGCTCAAGGACACGCTGGGCCACAAGGAGCACGACCTGCAGATTGTCACGCAA aACCGGGACCAGCTACTGGACGAGCGCCACGAGCTGGCCCTGGTGATCCGGCAGGAGTTCAGCGCGCGCTTGCTGCTGGCCGAGGAGGAGGCGCAGAGGGCCAgggcggaggcggaggaggTGCGCGTGGCGCTGCAGGCTGAGGCGGACAGGATCACCAAGGAGAAGGAAGCCGAGCTGCAGGAAGTGCACCAGCG AGTCAAGTCGGCCATCTTGAAGAAAGACGAGGCGGTCAGCGCTCTGCGGAGGCAGCACGAG GCTGCCCTGAAGAGGGCGGAGCACCTGGAGGCCTTGTGGGAGGAGCAAAGGAGGCAGCTAATGGAGAAATGA
- the cep131 gene encoding centrosomal protein of 131 kDa isoform X3, whose product MHATRSPSSISAIPPGDALDLSLSGSRLAFSKRPSAGVLPGGKFLARSVSVSAPCETRGKRNTLGDGIGSPRSVKNLRRSNSTTHVNQQAHFALSPDHQSGDYLTVLDSGADGRKKPDGTTWNILDEQPRTPVPLPGARSSSTSADPPTGMKRRDPAASFTANNRSNKGAVGNAVTTILHNNHGEKPLTPKSSNQRPPFNNLLKATANDDIPQESGSLTKSQKNFSSAASNNKSPRAGRGSPPPQRRNQVSEEEAESRFIQQVNQAAVTIQRWYRRHARWRCANREALRRMLDSKRKEWQERAEADGHLESRRDDRKLIREEKARQARLAAIQELQQKRAQHHHHHQGAEEDAEPRRPSGATPGKKPARIFPSGASPANTINMSPTHAKTNNTDFHGNVAADSSELSFRAVSPALSNHRASPCAQERVAVAEEVDGGDDRKSIRQARPRLSRLTIPEPNACDDLQLSGQAEPETVRPSASGKLPVCARSPPSPRNISPVLAAADVKAKNVQSGRNLPADFAELFCFRAVSPSLSSRGGSRCSQEYPRRCLSVEERSCVSKSKSTLNDLMDTLKLLEEEPERLSESKSYNKDKYAWLDQEDNADSLTADNLELHVQLSLPPPAADGAALLSEAKLQSIMNFLDEMEKSEQERPRSTTSHREAAFLEEEAPGALDQASATAAQVSGSIMRIKMELEEKKRVVEMLQNALAQQRELTVQHVKETEKELSRNLQLQRDQYEATVQRHLTFIDQLIGDKKALSERCEGVIAELKLVDHKYTKKISQMQEQHEMVWQILGPLCEEIKKLKELMSVTEKIRREKWIDEKTKKIKEITVKGLEPEIQKLISKHKQELKKLRTLHEAELLHAEEQGAERCVRQCEELRQQLESEKEEQCRQERDSARRRFEKQLQEEELSLQQHKKRIQKEVAEEKERLAQLAARQRSEMEELRQRMEENSSVAGRVFREELDKSREEQERRHQAEVKKLQERFDLEKMSWEEEYRKKQEAGLLRHERQLREELRQERDKEIQLAIWTLEEETNKDKEECERAAQNRVNRVRESYEAELKELDRSLKEALDKQQELRKQHVDALQQIDALKDTLGHKEHDLQIVTQNRDQLLDERHELALVIRQEFSARLLLAEEEAQRARAEAEEVRVALQAEADRITKEKEAELQEVHQRVKSAILKKDEAVSALRRQHEAALKRAEHLEALWEEQRRQLMEK is encoded by the exons TCCAGACCACCAGAGCGGCGACTACCTGACCGTGTTGGACAGCGGCGCCGATGGCCGAAAGAAACCTGACGGAACCACCTGGAACATCTTG GACGAGCAGCCCCGGACGCCTGTGCCGCTTCCCGGCGCCCGCAGCAGCAGCACCAGCGCAGACCCGCCCACTGGCATGAAGAGACGAGACCCCGCCGCATCATTCACTGCCAACAACAG GAGCAACAAGGGCGCCGTGGGGAACGCCGTCACCACCATTTTGCACAACAACCACGGCGAGAAGCCGCTGACACCCAAAAGCTCCAACCAGAGGCCGCCCTTCAA CAACCTCCTGAAGGCCACGGCCAACGACGACATCCCTCAGGAAAGCGGCTCCCTCACCAAGTCACAGAAGAACTTCTCGTCCGCGGCGTCCAACAACAAAAGTCCGCGGGCCGGGCGAGGCAGCCCGCCACCGCAGCGACGCAACCAAGTCTCCGAGGAGGAGGCGGAAAG CAGGTTTATCCAGCAGGTCAACCAGGCGGCCGTCACCATCCAGCGTTGGTACAGACGCCACGCCAGGTGGCGCTGCGCCAACCGGGAGGCACTGCGACGCATGCTGGACAGCAAACGAAAG GAGTGGCAGGAGCGAGCGGAGGCCGACGGTCACCTGGAGAGCCGTCGAGACGACAGGAAGCTGATTCGCGAAGAAAAAGCCCGCCAGGCGCGACTCGCTGCTATCCAG GAGCTGCAGCAGAAAAGAGcccagcatcatcatcatcatcagggcGCAGAGGAGGACGCGGAGCCCCGCAGGCCGAGCGGCGCCACGCCAGGCAAGAAGCCGGCCAGGATTTTCCCAAGCGGCGCATCGCCAGCCAACACCATCAACATGTCGCCGACGCACGCCAAAACCAACAACACGG ACTTCCATGGCAACGTCGCAGCCGACTCGAGCGAATTGAGCTTCAGGGCAGTTTCTCCGGCGTTGTCCAATCACAGAGCTTCGCCGTGTGCGCAG GAGCGCGTTGCCGTCGCCGAGGAAGTAGATGGCGGCGATGACAGGAAGTCCATACGTCAGGCGAGACCTCGTTTGTCTCGCCTGACGATCCCCGAACCCAACGCTTGTGAT gaCCTGCAGCTGTCTGGCCAGGCTGAGCCCGAAACTGTCAGGCCAAGCGCGAGCGGCAAACTTCCCGTGTGCGCCAGAAGCCCTCCTTCGCCCAGGAACATCAGCCCCGTGTTGGCGGCGGCTGACGTCAAGGCCAAAAACGTGCAATCCGGGCGCAACCTTCCGGCTGACTTTGCTGAGCTGTTCTGTTTCCGGGCCGTTTCACCCTCCTTGTCCAGTCGCGGAGGTTCTCGGTGCTCTCAG GAGTATCCTCGCAGGTGTTTGAGCGTCGAGGAACGATCCTGCGTGTCCAAGTCCAAGTCCACCCTCAACGACCTGATGGACACGCTCAAGCTGCTGGAGGAGGAACCCGAGCGTCTTTCTGAGTCTAAAAGTTACAACAAAGACAAATACGCTTGGCTCGACCAG GAAGACAATGCGGACTCACTGACGGCAGACAACCTGGAGCTTCACGTCCAGCTCAGCCTGCCGCCGCCGGCCGCGGACGGGGCGGCGCTGCTGTCGGAGGCCAAACTGCAGAGCATCATGAACTTCCTGGACGAGATGGAGAAGTCGGAGCAGGAGCGGCCGCGTTCCACCACCTCGCACAGGGAG GCGGCGTTTTTAGAGGAGGAGGCGCCCGGCGCGTTGGACCAAGCCTCGGCCACCGCCGCCCAAGTGTCGGGATCCATCATGAGGATCAAGATGGAGCTGGAGGAGAAGAAGCGCGTGGTGGAAATGCTGCAGAACGCTCTG GCCCAGCAGAGGGAGCTGACTGTGCAGCACGTGAAGGAGACGGAGAAGGAGCTGAGTCGAAATCTTCAGCTGCAGAGGGACCAGTACGAAGCCACCGTGCAGAGGCACCTAACCTTCATAGACCAG CTGATCGGCGACAAAAAGGCTCTGAGCGAGCGCTGCGAGGGCGTCATCGCCGAACTCAAGCTGGTGGACCACAAGTACACCAAGAAGATCTCACAGATGCAGGAGCAGCACGAAATG GTTTGGCAAATTTTGGGCCCGCTGTGCGAG GAGATTAAGAAGCTGAAGGAGCTGATGAGCGTCACGGAGAAGATCCGGCGGGAGAAATGGATTGATGAGAAAACCAAGAAGATCAAAGAGATCACCgttaaag GTTTGGAGCCCGAGATCCAGAAGCTTATCTCCAAGCACAAGCAGGAGCTGAAGAAGCTGCGCACGCTCCACGAGGCCGAGCTGCTGCACGCAGAGGAGCAGGGGGCGGAACGCTGCGTCCGGCAGTGCGAGGAGCTGCGCCAGCAGCTAGAGAGCGAGAAGGAGGAGCAGTGCCGCCAGGAGCGAGACTCGGCCCGCCGCAGGTTTGAGAAGCAGCTCCAGGAGGAGGAGCTCTCGCTGCAGCAGCACAAGAAACGCATCCAGAAGGAAGTGGCCGAGGAGAAGGAGCGGCTGGCGCAGCTGGCGGCCAG GCAGCGCTCGGAGATGGAGGAGCTGCGTCAGCGCATGGAGGAGAACTCCAGCGTGGCCGGACGCGTTTTCAGGGAGGAGCTGGACAAAAGCCGGGAGGAGCAGGAGAGGAGACACCAG GCGGAGGTGAAGAAGCTGCAGGAGCGTTTCGACCTGGAGAAGATGAGCTGGGAGGAGGAGTACAGGAAGAAACAG GAGGCGGGGCTCCTGAGGCACGAGCGCCAGCTGCGGGAGGAGCTCCGGCAGGAGCGCGACAAAGAGATCCAGCTCGCCATCTGGACGCTGGAGGAGGAGACCAACAAGGACAAGGAGGAGTGCGAGAGGGCCGCGCAAAACAG GGTGAATCGCGTGCGGGAGTCGTACGAGGCGGAGCTGAAGGAGCTGGATCGTTCTTTGAAGGAGGCGCTGGACAAGCAGCAGGAGCTGCGGAAGCAGCACGTGGACGCGCTCCAACAAATCGACGCGCTCAAGGACACGCTGGGCCACAAGGAGCACGACCTGCAGATTGTCACGCAA aACCGGGACCAGCTACTGGACGAGCGCCACGAGCTGGCCCTGGTGATCCGGCAGGAGTTCAGCGCGCGCTTGCTGCTGGCCGAGGAGGAGGCGCAGAGGGCCAgggcggaggcggaggaggTGCGCGTGGCGCTGCAGGCTGAGGCGGACAGGATCACCAAGGAGAAGGAAGCCGAGCTGCAGGAAGTGCACCAGCG AGTCAAGTCGGCCATCTTGAAGAAAGACGAGGCGGTCAGCGCTCTGCGGAGGCAGCACGAG GCTGCCCTGAAGAGGGCGGAGCACCTGGAGGCCTTGTGGGAGGAGCAAAGGAGGCAGCTAATGGAGAAATGA